Genomic segment of Methanobacterium spitsbergense:
GAATGCCATACAAGAAGCCTCTCCACATTTGGCGCAATTGGTCTTGGGAAGTAGCCTGTAAATTTCCATTGCAGTGACTTGCAATCTAAAACCTCCTTATTCAAGTTCCGTAATCCAGTTTGTAATATCAGGGACATCAGTTGAAAGGTAATCCCTTGTAAATGTGTTTCCTATTTCCTTGAGCATCTGTACAGACGATGGATGAAGCATCATGAATATATCGACACCGCATAACATCATTGTAAGACCCGTTATAATTTCCCATATTGGTCCACGGTAAGCTGTTGGTCCCCATTCATCTTTTTTCATCCAAGCTTCACGAGAACCCCATGCATTGGTTGTACCTGATGACATTGGCATCTGAAGATCTGTGTCTCCTTTCAGTGCAGCCAGTCTAGTCCTAGTTATTACATCGATTGAGAATTCCACACCATATCCCAATGCACATGTTGTTGGGTCCATAACAATATCTTTTTGAGTTAATCCTTCCTTCATTAAGTACTTGTTAAGAGTTTTCTGCATGTTAATGTCAGTTATTGCCCATGATAATACTGCATGATTATAATCCATAGCAGCCTTTGCAACTTTTCTAAAATCAAGATCAAGGTTTGCAGAAGCAAGCAGACATCTCTCACCTTCAGCTGCAGCTGCAGCAGCTTCAAGAACAATAGGATCCTTTATTGGATCTCCTGACCCTCCTATTACCAGCGGAACTTTAACTGCCTGTAGGACTTCTTCTATATCCTGTGCAGCTTGACGTGGAGTTTTATCCATTACCTTTGGACCAGTTCCTATCAAATGTATAGTGATCATGTTTGCTCCATAGTCCTTAACAGCCTTTTTTGCCCATTCTCCAGGATGTTCCATAACATCCTCAAAATGCTCCCTTATTGGCTTAGGAAGGCCAGGCATGGGAATATCAAACACATCAAAAGTAACAACAGGAGCATTTGGTTGTGCCTCTTCAAATCTGTAAAGTGCCTTTTGACCACCCAGGAAAACCGGTTTCCTTGTACCTGCACCCAGTTGAACCTCAGCTACCTCACCGGGATAGTTGTGCACCGGCGGTGCAAATGGTTCTATAGTTGGTAATGTTTCCTTTGCAATAACAGCTTGCTTTTGAGCAACCTGCTGCACCATTTTTTGGACGGCTGGCATCAAATTAATTTCCAGCTCATCAAAGTCCATTCTAAAATCATTTATCTCTATGGTGTCTGTATTTTCCAATAGTTTAAGAAGTTGTGTCATTTTATCCATTGATACACATCCTTAATTTGAATTTAAAATCCTAGATACGATTTTTGAAACTGTAACAACAGAATTTGAATCATCTGGAAGGTTCACGAGAGGTGTTCCTTCAATATCATATTCTGCTACTTCTTCATCTTCGTAAATGGTTCCAATAATTTCAATACCAGTTTCTTTGGCTTTTTTAATTATCATATCTTTGTTATCTGGAGTAATTCTGTTAACAACAAGAAACATCTTTTTGAAGTTTATATCCAGCTCATTAGAAAGTTCTCCAATCCTTTGAGCTGTCAATATTCCTCTTTTTGATTTGTCTGTTACAACTAACATTGTGTCAACGTTTTGAGTTGTACGCCTACTTAAATGTTCAAGTCCTGCCTCTGTGTCTATAACTATATAATCATAGTTTGCAGAAAGGGTTTCGATAATCTTTCTCAGCATATTATTAACTGCACAGTAACATCCACTCCCTTCCGGTCTTCCCATTACCAAGAGATCAAATTTTGGTGTTTCAACTACAGACTCCATTATCTTGTAGTCAAGAATATCCCATTTATTCATATCCTTGGGAATGTTACCCTTCGCAGTGTCAACCTTCAACTCTTCCCTCACATCACCAACAGTTTTTATAACTTCAACTCCAAGTGCCTCTGGAAGATTAGAGTCAGGATCTGCATCAATTGCAAGAATATCCTTATTTTTCTCTGACAAAGCCTTTATTAAAAGGGAAGAAAGCAATGTTTTACCTGTTCCACCTTTCCCACTTACCGCGATTATCACTAGATACTCTCCATTTATTTTGATAGAAATATTTTCAAGATTATTCATTTATTATTGTAATTCTATTTTCTCTTAATTATCACCTTTTCAGCGTATATTTTAGCATTTCTGAAGATGATTTTAACTCCACCACTTGCTGAAGGTACTGTGAGTTCTGGTGCATATGCAACTTGTGT
This window contains:
- the cdhD gene encoding CO dehydrogenase/acetyl-CoA synthase subunit delta, giving the protein MDKMTQLLKLLENTDTIEINDFRMDFDELEINLMPAVQKMVQQVAQKQAVIAKETLPTIEPFAPPVHNYPGEVAEVQLGAGTRKPVFLGGQKALYRFEEAQPNAPVVTFDVFDIPMPGLPKPIREHFEDVMEHPGEWAKKAVKDYGANMITIHLIGTGPKVMDKTPRQAAQDIEEVLQAVKVPLVIGGSGDPIKDPIVLEAAAAAAEGERCLLASANLDLDFRKVAKAAMDYNHAVLSWAITDINMQKTLNKYLMKEGLTQKDIVMDPTTCALGYGVEFSIDVITRTRLAALKGDTDLQMPMSSGTTNAWGSREAWMKKDEWGPTAYRGPIWEIITGLTMMLCGVDIFMMLHPSSVQMLKEIGNTFTRDYLSTDVPDITNWITELE
- a CDS encoding AAA family ATPase, coding for MIIAVSGKGGTGKTLLSSLLIKALSEKNKDILAIDADPDSNLPEALGVEVIKTVGDVREELKVDTAKGNIPKDMNKWDILDYKIMESVVETPKFDLLVMGRPEGSGCYCAVNNMLRKIIETLSANYDYIVIDTEAGLEHLSRRTTQNVDTMLVVTDKSKRGILTAQRIGELSNELDINFKKMFLVVNRITPDNKDMIIKKAKETGIEIIGTIYEDEEVAEYDIEGTPLVNLPDDSNSVVTVSKIVSRILNSN